The sequence ATCAGGAAAAGTAATTGTAAAAGTATAAACTAAATAGAAAATTGTTCTTAAGCATACAAGATATTCAACTCAACTACAATGAAAGCGCAGGCTGGTTATTAAATATAATACTGGCTTTTGTAATGCTAGGGGTGGCTTTGGGGTTAAAAATATCTGATTTTAAGCAGGTAATGTTATTTCCTAAAGCTTTTCTGACAGGTGTTTTTGCACAATTTATTTTACTGCCATTCCTTACCTTATGTTTGGTGCTTCTTTGGAACCCTCATCCTGCCATAGCTTTAGGGATGTTTTTAGTAGCTGCATGTCCCGGGGGAAATGTTTCTAATTTTATAAGCAGATTGGCCGGTGCCAATACAGCACTTTCAATATCTCTGACGGCTACAGCAACCGCTTTAAGTGCTTTTATGACACCAATCAATTTTGTATTTTGGGGAAGTCTTTACGAGCCTTCGTCATTATTGATGCGCTCAATTGAAATGGATGTTTGGCAACTTTTTGTATCTATATTTTTGGTGCTGGCACTTCCTCTGACAATGGGTTTAATTATTACCAGATTATTCCCCTTATTTGCTCAAAAAGCAGGAAAAGCAATTCGCTTAATATCTTTTTTTGTTTTTGTTCTATTTATAGTAATAGCTTTTTCTGCTAATTACAGAAATTTTATAGATTTTATTGACTATGTTTTTGGGTTGGTTTTAATTCATAATTTTTTAGCACTTTTTGGAGGATTTTTATTAGCAACGCTCAATGGTTTAAGTATGAAAGACAAAAAATCAATCACAATAGAAACCGGAATTCAAAATAGTGGACTTGGTTTATTAATCATTTTTTCATTTTTCGGGGGCATGGGTGGAATGGCAATTGTAGCTGCCTGGTGGGGCATTTGGCATATTATTGCCGGTTTACTGATATCTTTTGTGTTTTCAAGAATTAAATCCTGACTTTAGAATTCATTTCATTTTTTTTATCATTAGATTTAATTTCATTTAGATTTTATTAATGATTTTAAGGATTTAGCTTAAGTTCGTTGAATATTTTTTTAGAAAATCTATAAACAAATTACATTTGAAAGTTCTGAAAAGGCTATGGTATAGGTTTTTTCAAATTTGGGTTGGTATAGGCCTGAGTTTTTATTTTAGAAAAATTCTGATAGAAGGAAAAGAAAATCTTCCACAAAATGAACCGGTACTTATTTTGCCGAATCATCAGAACTCCTTAGTGGACGCTATTTTACCTACTTGTAAGGTAGATGGACAAATGCATTATTTAGTAAGAGCAGATGTTTTTAAAAATAAGTATGCCGATAAATTTCTTCGATCTTTGAATCTGATGCCTGTTTACAGAAAAAGAGACGGTATCTCCGAACTTTCAAAAAATGAAATCATTTTTAATGAATGTGTAAAGCTTTTAGAGAACAAAGAACGAATTATTATTTTCCCTGAGGCAGGTCAGGTGATGGCCAGGAGCTTACGAAGTTTATCGAAGGGGTTTACCCGGATAGCATTCAAAGCCATGGAAAAAAGTGATTTTAAAACAGAAGTATGGTTAGTGCCATTGGGTATTAGCTATGAGAGTTATTTTTGTTTTCATTCAGTGGTCAGAATTCGTTTTGGAAAAGCCGTAGCTCTCTCTGAATATGTTGATTTATATAAAGAAAATCCGCAAAGAGCCGCTATAAAGCTTACGAATGAGATTTATCAAAAAATAAAACCCCTTATGGTACATTTTGATAGCTATGAAGAAGAAAAAAAACGCTTTCATCCAAATTTACCGGGTGAATTAGCAACACTGCCCGAGTATTTTCAAAACCCAAATAATCCACAGGAAAGAGATTTTGAATTAATAAAAAAAAGAGGAGAGGGCTTACTGGTAAAAATTACTCATTTCCCGGTTTTACTACTGCAGAATTATATATTGGTTACATTTATGCCTAACAAAAATTTTAAGCCTGCCGTCACCATAGTATCGGGATTAATTTTGTTTACAATCTATTATATTCTAATCTTATTGATTTCATTTTTAGTATTTTCTAATATTTTATCAGGAGTTCTCATTGTAGCTTTATTTTTGGGAATCATAAAATTCAATCCTAAATGATAGACGATGACAACCATAAAAATAAACTTGCAATAGCTGACGAAGTCTATGACTTGATAGTCGTTGGAGGAGGAGCTGCCGGTTTTTTCACTGCTATACGGACTAAAGAACACAATCCTTCGATGAAAGTATTGATATTGGAAAAGTCTGATAAGATTCTATCAAAAGTTCGGATTTCCGGTGGAGGAAGATGCAATGTAACGCACAACTGTTTTAATAATACTGAATTGCTCAAAGCCTATCCACGGGGTAACCGCTTTCTGAAAAAGGTTTTTCCAGAGTTTGGTGTAAAAGAAACGGTAAATTGGTTTGAGAAAAATGGAGTCCCCCTAAAAATCGAGAAAGACGGTCGTATGTTTCCGGTTTCGGATAATTCTGCAGATATTATTAACTGTTTTTTAAAAAAATGTAATCAGCATTCAATTGAGATTGTGCTAAAAAGCCCCGTATCCGGTATTAAAAAGCAAGATGAGCTATTTTATATTCAAACGAAAAATAAGACTTATACTGCACGAAAGTTAATGGTTGCTGTGGGTGGTTATACCAAAATTGAACAGTATAAGTGGATACAAGAGCTCGGACATAAAATAATAAACCCTGTACCATCTCTTTTTACTTTTAACATACCCGAAAAAAAATTACATAATCTGGCAGGTGTGTCTCTTGAAAATTCAGAGGTTTTTCTTGAAAATAGTAAATTTACTTCAAGCGGCCCTCTCCTAATCACTCATTGGGGCTTGAGTGGACCGGCTATTTTAAAATTGTCTTCATTAGCTGCTGAATATTTGAATGAAAAAAAGTATAACTTTAATATACGAGTAAACTGGAATAAGGACTTTACAGAAAAATTTCTCAGTGAAAAAATGGAAAATTTTCAGAAAACACATAAAAACAAAAAGATTCGTAACACTTCAATAGAGCCTATTCCAAACAGGCTTTGGCTTTATTTGCTTGAAAAAGTTCTGCAAGGAAAAGATAAAAGCTGGGGTGAGTTGGCAAAAAAAGAAAAGAATAAATTAATTGAGATTTTGTTTCGCAGCCCTTATAATGTTGAAGGTAAAACAACTTTTAAAGAAGAGTTTGTCACCTGTGGAGGAATAGATTTACAAGAGATAAATTCTAAAAATATGGAAAGTACTCTCCATAAAGATTTGTATTTTTCCGGTGAAATTCTGAATATAGACGCAGTAACCGGAGGGTATAATTTTCAGGCGGCATGGTCATGTGCGGCTATAGCTGCAAAACATATTGCACAACTGAATAACAATGGAAAAAGTACGACTAGATAAATGGTTATGGGCAGTTCGGATTTTTAAATCCAGATCAATAGCTTCTGAAGCCTGCAATGGTGGAAAAGTAAAGGTTGACGGAAATTCTGTCAAACCGGCTTTTACTTTAAAGGGAAGTGAAAAATTAATGATTCGAAAAAATAAAGCGAATATGGAGCTGAAAGTTTTGAATCTTATTGAAAAGAGGGTCTCTGCTGATAAAGCAGCAAATTGCTATGAACTGATAAAGCTCACTCAGGATGAGGAAAATGCGGGAATCTATCAAAAATATCCAAACAGAGAAAAAGGAGAGGGGCGTCCAACCAAAAAAGACCGTAGAAACCTGGGAAAGTATTTAGATAAATAATTTTAGGAAAAGTAGAGTTAGTACAAGTTAAAAAATAGTTAATGAAGCATACATCTTATTTAGAAATTGATAAATCGGCATTTAAAAAGAATTTAAATTTCTTCAAAAAACTCTTAGGTCCCGGCGTACTGTTTTCTTCCGTAGTAAAATCAAATGCTTACGGTCATGGCATTAAAGAGTATGTAACTATGGCAAAATCTTGTGGAGTAAAACACTTTTCAGTTTTTTCAGCACATGAAGCCCAGGAGGTTATAGAAACCGGTGTTTGCGATGAGGATGCTGACATTATGATTATGGGTTATCTTGAAGATGTAGAAATTAAATGGGCTATTGAGCAGGATATCGAAATTTATATTTTTCATCTTGAACGATTGAAATACGCCATTAAAATGGCCGAAAAGCTTAATAAAAAAGCCAGAATCCACATTGAGGTTGAAACAGGCTTAAACAGAACCGGTATTGATTATGATGAACTGGACGACTTGATTCCTTTAGTACAGGAAAATGCTGATAAATTGATTTTAAAAGGTCTGTGTACTCATTTTGGAGGAGCTGAAAGTATTGGCAACTACTTTCGTATAATGCAGCAAATTGAGACGTATAAGAAAATTAAAGAAAAGCTTTCTTCTCATGAACTTAGTTTTGAGTATTATCATCAGGTGAGTTCTGCGGGTGTTTTTAGTTATCCGGAAGCTATCGGAAATATGGTCCGAATTGGAATTGCTCAATACGGCCTTTGGCCGAGCAGAGAAGTTTATATGTCTTACATTACTAAAAATAAACTAAAAAGTGACCCTTTAAAAAGGCTAATCAGCTGGAAAAGTAAAGTTATGGAGATTAAAAATGTGAAAGCCGGAGATTTTGTCGGTTATGGCATGAGTTATATGGCTCCAAAAAATATTAAAGTTGCTTTGGTTCCGGTAGGTTACGCCTACGGATATAGCCGCTCATTAAGTAATTTGGGCCGGGTTCTTTTACATGGAAGAAGAATTGGAGTCATTGGTACGATTAACATGAATATGATGGCAATAAATATCACAGATGTGCCTAATGTAAATTTAGGAGATGAAGTGGTGCTGGTAGGTAGACAAGGAAGACAAGAGATATCAATCGGGTCATTCGGAGAAATGAGTAATCAGCTCAATTATGAACTTTTGAGTCGTCTTCCAACCAAAATTCCCCGGTATATTATTGAAAAACAAAAGCCGATTTAAGGTTTTAGTTTAAAAAATGAATAAATTTTAGTTTATCGGTGATAGCTTTTTCTATGGTTTAAAACAGCTTTAAAGGCAATTTTCCTTATTTTTGTAGCAAATAATATATATGTCAGATAAAAATAAAATAAGAGTTCGTTTTGCTCCAAGCCCTACAGGACCTTTACACATTGGTGGAGTGAGAACAGCATTATATAACTACTTATTTGCGAAGCATAATGGAGGGACTTTCATTCTTAGAATTGAAGATACAGATCAGACGCGCTATATAGAAGGTGCAGAGAAATATATCATAGAATCACTGGAATGGTGCGGTATAAAATGTGATGAAGGACCTCATGTTGGCGGGAATTATGGACCTTACAGACAATCTGAACGAAAAGATACTTACCGGGTTCATGCTGAAAATTTAGTGGCAAAAGGACATGCCTATTATGCATTTGATACCCCGGAAGAATTGGAAGCCATGAGAGAAAGGCTCAAGGGGCAGGGTGTTCCTTCGCCTCAATACAATCATCTTTCAAGAGAATATATGCGAAACAGTTTAACCCTGTCAGCAGATGAAACCCAAAAATTGATAGCAGATGGCACGCCCTATGTTATCCGAATCAAAATGCCCCGAAACGAAGAAGTTAAGTTTGAGGATGTAATCCGCTCATGGATAGTTTTTCAGACCAATCAGCTTGATGACAAAGTTTTGTACAAATCTGATGGAATGCCCACTTATCATTTGGCCAATGTGGTGGATGATTATAATATGGAGATATCTCATGTAATAAGAGGAGAAGAATGGTTACCATCCGCTCCGCTTCATGTAATGTTGTATAAATATTTGGGATGGGAAGACAAAATGCCTCGTTTCGCTCATGTACCTTTAATTCTAAGACCTGACGGAAAAGGAAAATTAAGTAAAAGAGATGGTGACAAGCTGGGTGTTCCGGTATTTCCACTCGATTGGGAAGATCCTACATCTAAGGAAAAAGCAATGGGTTTTCGTGAGCAGGGCTATTTAAAAGAGTCTTTTTTAAATATTTTATTGTTTTTGGGATGGAATCCCGGTACAGAAAAGGAAATTTATCAGTTAGATGAAATGATTCAGGATTTTAGTCTGGAAAGAGTGGGTAAGGCCGGAGCAAAATTTGACGTAGACAAAGCTAAGTGGTTTAATCAGCAACACTTAAAAATAAAATCAAATGAAGACTTACTTGAATTGGTAAAACCCTATTTGAATGATACTATCAAACAAAAACCGGAGCAGTTTTTACTGAAGTTTATTGAGTTGATGAAAGAAAGAGCAACTTCACCACAGGATTTTTATGAATCCGGGAAGTATTTCTTTGGCTTACCTGAGAGTTATGATGAAAAAATGATTGCTAAAAAATGGAATGATAAAACCGAAGTCTTTTTTAAAGAGTTGCTTGATCAATTGAGTAGTTCAGCCATGTTTGATGCAACACAGTTTGAAAACCAGTTAAAAGTACTTATGGACAAGCAACAAATGAAAATGGGGGAGGTTTTGCCGGTTTTGCGAATAATGCTTTCGGGCACTATGCAGGGACCACCGGTTTTTGAATTAGCTGAACTACTGGGAAAAGAAGTTGTTGAAGAAAGAATAAAACATGCTATAGTATCATTTCCGGCGTTGATTAATTAAAAATACACAGTTATGCCTAAGAAAAAGTCAAAAGAAGGGAAACCTCAAGTAAATAAAGATCTGGAAGGATTTGAAATTCACATTAATGAATTTGGACAGATTATCTCTAATTATCCGGTTCATAAATTAAATACATTTCTCAATAAGAATGTAGATGATAAAAAATTGAGAGACAGAGAAGATTTGGAAGAATTAAAAGAAGGCAAAAAGTCAAAAGAAAGCAAGAAGAAAAAAAAATAACTTCTTCCGGCAAAATCACGAAATCTAAACCTAATTTATGAAAAGACCTGTAAGAGTATTAGTTGCAAAAATTGGACTTGACGGTCATGACCGGGGAGCGAAAATTATTGCTTCTGCATTGAAAGATGCCGGTATGGAAGTAATTTATACAGGATTAAGGCAAACCCCAGAGATGGTTGTTCAGGCAGCAATGCAGGAAGATGTTGATGCTATTGGCGTGAGTATTTTATCAGGAGCCCACATGACTGTCTTTCCAAAGCTTATCCAAATTATGAAAGATAAAGGAGTTGATGATATTTTATTGACCGGAGGTGGAATAATACCTGAAAATGATATTATAAAATTAAAAGAAATGGGCGTGGATGAACTTTTCCAACCCGGAACCCCAACGGTTAATATTGCCAATTATATTTATGAAAAAGTTAATCAAAAACGAAAAAAATGATGACAGATATTACACAATTACTTATTGAAAAAGACAATGGAATAGCGGTAGTTACCATAAATAAAGAGCAAAAAATGAATGCTTTAAACCGCAAATTAGTTGAAGAACTTAATCATGTTTTTACGGAGTTAAAGCAAGACAAAGAAGTGGTGGGTGTTATACTTACCGGGAAAGGCCAAAAAGCTTTTGCTGCCGGTGCAGATATAAGTGAGTTCACCGGATTGGATGAGTCTCAGGCTTATAATATGAGTAAAGAAGGACATGATACTTTTAATTTAATAGAAAATTTTCCCAAGCCGGTAATTGCTGCTGTAAATGGCTTTGCATTAGGTGGAGGTTGTGAATTAGCAATGGCCTGTCACTTTAGATATGCTTCTGAAAATGCAAAGTTTGGACAGCCGGAAGTAAATCTGGGTATAGTGCCCGGTTATGGTGGTACTCAGCGCTTGATTGCTTTAGTTGGAAGGGGAAGAGCAGCTGAGCTAATGATGACCGGTAATATGATTGATGCGCAGGAAGCCTATCGAATTGGATTGGTCAATAAAGTTACAGATATAGAAAACCTGTTGGAAGCTTCAAAGAAAACGATAAATACGATAGCTGCAAAAGCTCCTTTAGCAGTTACCGGTGTGATAGAGTGTGTTAATGCATTTAGTGACAGAACCCTGGATGGAATGGAAAGAGAAAGAAATGTTTTTGCCGGTTGTGCATCAACAGAAGATTTTAAAGAGGGAGCTACCGCCTTTATGGAAAAAAGAAAAGCAAATTTTAAAGGAGCATAGACACAGCATTTAAATATTATTAAATTAAAAAAACCAGAAATTAAATTTAGAATGGATTACAGAATTGAAAAAGATACCTTAGGTGAACTTAAAGTTGCAGCAGATAAATATTGGGGAGCTCAAACGCAGCGCTCAATTCAAAATTTTCCGATTGGAAATGATAATATGCCGATTGAGATTATCAGAGGTTTTGCTGTTTTGAAGAAAGCTGCAGCTATAACTAACCATCAAGCAGGTATTTTAGATGAGGAAAAGAAAAACCTGATTGTAGAAGTTTGCGATGAAATTTTAAGTGGAAAGCTTGACGATCAGTTTCCGTTAGTTGTATGGCAGACCGGTTCCGGAACTCAGAGCAATATGAACGTAAATGAAGTGATTGCAAACAGAGCACATGTTTTAGCCGGTGGAAAGCTAACGGATTCGGTTAAAAAAATTCATCCGAATGATGATGTAAATAAATCTCAGTCTTCTAACGATACTTTCCCAACAGCTATGCATATTGCGGCTTATACATTAATCGTCAGAAACACCTTGCCAAATATAGCTTTGCTTAGAAATGTTTTGCAGGAAAAGGCAGAGAAAAACATGCATATAGTAAAAATTGGCCGGACACACTTTATGGATGCAACTCCATTGACATTAGGACAGGAGTTTAGCGGATATGTGTCGCAATTGGATCATGCAATAAAAACCATCAGTAATTCATTAGACCACCTGGCAGAACTGGCATTAGGTGGAACTGCAGTAGGGACAGGAATTAACACACCGGAAAACTATGCAGAAAATGTAGCAGAAGTGATTGCAGACTTAACGGGACTTCCTTTTCGCACAGCAGAAAATAAATTTGAAGCTTTAGCAGCTCATGATGCTATAGTTGAATGTTCCGGAGCCTTAAAAACAGCAGCTGTTAGTTTAATGAAAATTGGAAATGATATCAGAATGTTATGCTCCGGTCCACGCTGTGGAATTGGTGAAATAAATATTCCTGCCAATGAACCCGGCTCATCTATAATGCCCGGAAAGGTAAACCCGACTCAGGCAGAGGCATTGACAATGGTTTGCGCTCAGGTGCTGGGAAATGATGTAGCTATAAATGTTGGTGGTACAAATGGACATTTTGAATTGAATGTGTTTAAGCCCATGATGATTTTTAATTTGCTGAATTCAGCCAGACTTTTGGGAGATGCCTCAAAAGCTTTTAATGACAACTGTGCAGCCGGTATTGAACCCAATCTTGAGCGTATTGACACTAACTTAAAGAACTCTTTGATGTTAGTTACTGCCCTAAATCCGGTTATTGGCTATGAAAATGCAGCTAAAATTGCCAAAAAAGCTCATGCTGAAAATAAAACCTTGAAAGAAGCAGCTATGGAATTGGAGTTAATTGATGCAGCTAAATTTGATAAAGTAGTAGACCCTGCAAAAATGATTGGAAAAATTAAAGAATAGTTTTGCATAGTCATTTTTAAAACTTAACTTTGCAGTCACAATATATCGCGGGGTGGAGCAGATGGTAGCTCGTCGGGCTCATAACCCGAAGGTCACAGGTTCGAGTCCTGTCCCCGCTACGAAAAAACCCGGTTTAAATTAAGCCGGGTTTTTTATTTTATACCCCTCTTGTCTTTTGTTTTAATTTTTTATAAGGACTCATACTCTTTGGTCATCTTTTTAATTTTAATAAAACTTTTAACAGAAAAAAAACTGCATTTTCATCACAGACTAATAGATATGTAATATTTTTTTGTATTTGTAGAAATCTTTAGAAATCCTCCAACTAGATGAAAGGCTTGTTAGAATAAGAGTTAAAGAATAATTGTAGAAATGCAGACGCAATTAAGTAGGATTAATCTCTATATGACATTATAATTAAGTATCACAAAGCAGTTATTTTGTGTTTTTTACTCTTCAATCTTTATTATAGATTTGAAAAAAAAAATAAGTTATGAATTTATCTACAAAAGTATTATCAGCATTTTTGACATTTAGCCTGCTGTTTTTATGTGGCAGTCATTTGGAGGCACAGACCCCTCAGGGCATTAATTATCAGGCAGTAGCCCGGGATGCAGATGGAAATCCCATCACAAACTCTAATATTGATGTGCAGTTTTCCTTATTATCCGGAAGTGCTAACGGTACTCTGGTTTGGGAAGAAACGCATTCAGCGAATTCAAACTCTTTGGGTTTATTCAATCTGGTGATTGGAGATGGTACAAATACCGGTGGCTCTGCCGCTTCATTTTCAGATATTGATTGGAGCGGTGACGATCACTTTTTAAAGGTCGAAGTAGACTTTGGAAGTGGTTTTACTGAGATGGGTACAACTCAGTTTATGAGTGTTCCTTATGCATTATCAGCACAAAGTGTTGTTGATATGCCGGTTATGGAACTGGGTGAATTAGATGATGTAAATACCTCAGGTGCATCTAATGGAGACGTATTACAATGGGATGGAAATAATTGGGTACCGGCTGCAGTAAGTGGTGGCGGTGGTGCACCAAGCGGACCGGCCGGCGGAGATTTAAGTGGAAGTTATCCTGATCCGGTTATAGCTGACAACGCAGTAACAGCTGATAAGTTGGATCAAATGGGAGCTTCAAGTGGACAAGTTCTACAGTGGGACGGTTCTTCATGGACTCCGGAAGATGTACCCGGAAGTAAATGGTCAGAAGACGGAAGTGATATTTATTATGATGACGGAAAAGTAGGTATAGGAACTGATGAGCCATATACAACATTGCATGTAGAAAACAATGAGGATATGGCCGGTTCAACTGCAGGAGAAGTTGATGGCGAAAATGCTGCGCTTACATTAGTGAATCCAGTAAATCTCGGTGCCGGAGCAATGACTGGTATTCGGTTTAATGTTAGTAGTGTATCTAATACAGGTGGGGCAATCGCTTTTGAAAGAACAGGTGGTCAATCGCAAGGTCGACTACATTTTGCAACAAAATCATCAAATGCAGTATCAAATGAAATACCAATTCGTATGACAATAAGTCAAGATGGAAATGTTGGTATTGGAACCACAAGTCCAAATACTTTGCTGGAAATAGCTAACCCATCCGGATCAGATACTGTTGGATTGCATATGCTTGGTAGTGATAACTACATAAGATTAAATAGCTGGAGAATTGGGGACCTAGGATCAGGAGGTATTGGCCCCGGTTCATTTGGTGGCGATATGGCAATTACACGAAATAATGTACCTCATTATACTTTTTGGATGTCTTATTTTAGACCAATGCCTGACAATACTGTTGCTTTAGGAGGTCTATCTAATAGATGGACAAGTGTTTTTGCATCAAATGGTACTATTAACACTTCTGACATGCGTGA comes from Chitinophagaceae bacterium and encodes:
- a CDS encoding bile acid:sodium symporter family protein — encoded protein: MFLSIQDIQLNYNESAGWLLNIILAFVMLGVALGLKISDFKQVMLFPKAFLTGVFAQFILLPFLTLCLVLLWNPHPAIALGMFLVAACPGGNVSNFISRLAGANTALSISLTATATALSAFMTPINFVFWGSLYEPSSLLMRSIEMDVWQLFVSIFLVLALPLTMGLIITRLFPLFAQKAGKAIRLISFFVFVLFIVIAFSANYRNFIDFIDYVFGLVLIHNFLALFGGFLLATLNGLSMKDKKSITIETGIQNSGLGLLIIFSFFGGMGGMAIVAAWWGIWHIIAGLLISFVFSRIKS
- a CDS encoding NAD(P)/FAD-dependent oxidoreductase, which gives rise to MIDDDNHKNKLAIADEVYDLIVVGGGAAGFFTAIRTKEHNPSMKVLILEKSDKILSKVRISGGGRCNVTHNCFNNTELLKAYPRGNRFLKKVFPEFGVKETVNWFEKNGVPLKIEKDGRMFPVSDNSADIINCFLKKCNQHSIEIVLKSPVSGIKKQDELFYIQTKNKTYTARKLMVAVGGYTKIEQYKWIQELGHKIINPVPSLFTFNIPEKKLHNLAGVSLENSEVFLENSKFTSSGPLLITHWGLSGPAILKLSSLAAEYLNEKKYNFNIRVNWNKDFTEKFLSEKMENFQKTHKNKKIRNTSIEPIPNRLWLYLLEKVLQGKDKSWGELAKKEKNKLIEILFRSPYNVEGKTTFKEEFVTCGGIDLQEINSKNMESTLHKDLYFSGEILNIDAVTGGYNFQAAWSCAAIAAKHIAQLNNNGKSTTR
- a CDS encoding RNA-binding S4 domain-containing protein: MEKVRLDKWLWAVRIFKSRSIASEACNGGKVKVDGNSVKPAFTLKGSEKLMIRKNKANMELKVLNLIEKRVSADKAANCYELIKLTQDEENAGIYQKYPNREKGEGRPTKKDRRNLGKYLDK
- the alr gene encoding alanine racemase, yielding MKHTSYLEIDKSAFKKNLNFFKKLLGPGVLFSSVVKSNAYGHGIKEYVTMAKSCGVKHFSVFSAHEAQEVIETGVCDEDADIMIMGYLEDVEIKWAIEQDIEIYIFHLERLKYAIKMAEKLNKKARIHIEVETGLNRTGIDYDELDDLIPLVQENADKLILKGLCTHFGGAESIGNYFRIMQQIETYKKIKEKLSSHELSFEYYHQVSSAGVFSYPEAIGNMVRIGIAQYGLWPSREVYMSYITKNKLKSDPLKRLISWKSKVMEIKNVKAGDFVGYGMSYMAPKNIKVALVPVGYAYGYSRSLSNLGRVLLHGRRIGVIGTINMNMMAINITDVPNVNLGDEVVLVGRQGRQEISIGSFGEMSNQLNYELLSRLPTKIPRYIIEKQKPI
- a CDS encoding glutamate--tRNA ligase, which translates into the protein MSDKNKIRVRFAPSPTGPLHIGGVRTALYNYLFAKHNGGTFILRIEDTDQTRYIEGAEKYIIESLEWCGIKCDEGPHVGGNYGPYRQSERKDTYRVHAENLVAKGHAYYAFDTPEELEAMRERLKGQGVPSPQYNHLSREYMRNSLTLSADETQKLIADGTPYVIRIKMPRNEEVKFEDVIRSWIVFQTNQLDDKVLYKSDGMPTYHLANVVDDYNMEISHVIRGEEWLPSAPLHVMLYKYLGWEDKMPRFAHVPLILRPDGKGKLSKRDGDKLGVPVFPLDWEDPTSKEKAMGFREQGYLKESFLNILLFLGWNPGTEKEIYQLDEMIQDFSLERVGKAGAKFDVDKAKWFNQQHLKIKSNEDLLELVKPYLNDTIKQKPEQFLLKFIELMKERATSPQDFYESGKYFFGLPESYDEKMIAKKWNDKTEVFFKELLDQLSSSAMFDATQFENQLKVLMDKQQMKMGEVLPVLRIMLSGTMQGPPVFELAELLGKEVVEERIKHAIVSFPALIN
- a CDS encoding cobalamin B12-binding domain-containing protein; protein product: MKRPVRVLVAKIGLDGHDRGAKIIASALKDAGMEVIYTGLRQTPEMVVQAAMQEDVDAIGVSILSGAHMTVFPKLIQIMKDKGVDDILLTGGGIIPENDIIKLKEMGVDELFQPGTPTVNIANYIYEKVNQKRKK
- a CDS encoding enoyl-CoA hydratase, producing the protein MTDITQLLIEKDNGIAVVTINKEQKMNALNRKLVEELNHVFTELKQDKEVVGVILTGKGQKAFAAGADISEFTGLDESQAYNMSKEGHDTFNLIENFPKPVIAAVNGFALGGGCELAMACHFRYASENAKFGQPEVNLGIVPGYGGTQRLIALVGRGRAAELMMTGNMIDAQEAYRIGLVNKVTDIENLLEASKKTINTIAAKAPLAVTGVIECVNAFSDRTLDGMERERNVFAGCASTEDFKEGATAFMEKRKANFKGA
- the fumC gene encoding class II fumarate hydratase, producing MDYRIEKDTLGELKVAADKYWGAQTQRSIQNFPIGNDNMPIEIIRGFAVLKKAAAITNHQAGILDEEKKNLIVEVCDEILSGKLDDQFPLVVWQTGSGTQSNMNVNEVIANRAHVLAGGKLTDSVKKIHPNDDVNKSQSSNDTFPTAMHIAAYTLIVRNTLPNIALLRNVLQEKAEKNMHIVKIGRTHFMDATPLTLGQEFSGYVSQLDHAIKTISNSLDHLAELALGGTAVGTGINTPENYAENVAEVIADLTGLPFRTAENKFEALAAHDAIVECSGALKTAAVSLMKIGNDIRMLCSGPRCGIGEINIPANEPGSSIMPGKVNPTQAEALTMVCAQVLGNDVAINVGGTNGHFELNVFKPMMIFNLLNSARLLGDASKAFNDNCAAGIEPNLERIDTNLKNSLMLVTALNPVIGYENAAKIAKKAHAENKTLKEAAMELELIDAAKFDKVVDPAKMIGKIKE